From the genome of Naumovozyma castellii chromosome 7, complete genome:
ATCAGTCGACCGCTGGCAACCGTACTTACTTGAAATCTGTATTTCAGTCCCAACTGCTTCACTCACAACTCTCTAATACAAGAAACCAACTCACAGCACTCAACACAAACAAAGATGGTTGCCCtaatttccaagaagagaaagCTTGTAGCTGACGGTGTCTTCTACGCCGAATTGAACGAATTCTTCACCAGAGAATTGGCCGAAGAAGGTTACTCAGGTGTCGAAGTCCGTGTCACTCCAACCAAGACCGAAGTCATCATCAGAGCCACCAGAACTCAAGACGTCTTGGGTGAAAACGGTAGAAGAATCAACGAATTGACTTTGTTGGTCCAAAAGAGATTCAAGTACGCTCCAGGTACCATCGTCTTGTACGCTGAAAGAGTTCAAGACCGTGGTTTGTCCGCCATTGCCCAAGCTGAATCCATGAAATTCAAGTTGTTGAACGGTTTGGCTATCAGAAGAGCCGCCTACGGTGTCGTCAGATACGTCATGGAATCCGGTGCTAAGGGTTGTGAAGTCGTCGTCTCCGGTAAGTTAAGAGCTGCTAGAGCCAAGGCTATGAAGTTCTCTGATGGGTTCTTGATCCACTCCGGTCAACCTGTCAACGATTTCATCGACACCGCCACTAGACACGTCTTGATGAGACAAGGTGTCTTGGGTATTAAGGTTAAGATTATGAGAGACCCTGCTACCGCTAAGACTGGTCCAAGAGCTTTGCCAGATGCTGTCACCATTGTTGAACCAAAGGATGAAGAACCTGTCTTGGCCCCATCCGTCAAGGACTACAGACCAGCTGTCACTGAAGCCGCTGCTGAAGCCactgaagaagttgaagcTTCTGcttaaataatttaagaTTATCTATGTACTTCGTTGTTACAATTCATAAATAAAATcgtttattattattttttttaaactCTAAATACAAGtaaatttgttgttgttcatCACCATTTATAAACACCTCCCGTCACACCACGTACTGGTTTATCAGCTAATTGAACCCATGGCTTTCTTCTCtgcaatttcaattctgcCTCATAAGCCAATCTCTTCTTCGTCACACTCTTCGTCTTCAATATACATCTCACATGAACATATCGATGTCTCAACACACCAGTTCTACCTCGAGCCTTATAATCTATCCTTTTCAACCATTTACCATCACTACCAGTCCAAATCTgtgaaatatataaatcATCTGCATCTAACCCTAACTTCTCACCATCTGTAATACCCCTCTCTAACAATCCAGCAACATCACGAGCAATCTGCTTTTGAGAAAAATGACATTGAGTTAAAGCCTTCTTAACGTCCAACCCATTAAGCATCCTTAGCAATAACGTTGCCTTCTTCATCGACGATTTGATCCTAAACGATTTCAAATAAACGGATGGCTCCAACACATCAATCTCCCTACGAGTTAAATGTAATTTATATTGCTGTTTCGTGGAAGGTAAAGTCACTACCGTCTCCTCTTTGTAAAACCCATCATTAAGTTTACAATTCTCTTCGTAAATTTCTCTCTTCAAGGGACTTAACAACAGATGAGGTGCCAACTTCTCAGAAGGTCGTAAACtcttaatatatttctGTAATTCTCCATCACTTTCCATAGTAATGGaatccttcttcttcttggtcAATTTACCATCAGATCCTTCATCTCCTTGATT
Proteins encoded in this window:
- the MRPL22 gene encoding mitochondrial 54S ribosomal protein uL22m (ancestral locus Anc_2.78) codes for the protein MLSPFTFNTGILCSVLRKSVAIRSRSLHLTPLFYNNAASGSGGSLLGKLNEKFDIEKDDSPDKMSNLLVNQGDEGSDGKLTKKKKDSITMESDGELQKYIKSLRPSEKLAPHLLLSPLKREIYEENCKLNDGFYKEETVVTLPSTKQQYKLHLTRREIDVLEPSVYLKSFRIKSSMKKATLLLRMLNGLDVKKALTQCHFSQKQIARDVAGLLERGITDGEKLGLDADDLYISQIWTGSDGKWLKRIDYKARGRTGVLRHRYVHVRCILKTKSVTKKRLAYEAELKLQRRKPWVQLADKPVRGVTGGVYKW
- the RPS3 gene encoding 40S ribosomal protein uS3 (ancestral locus Anc_2.76), which translates into the protein MVALISKKRKLVADGVFYAELNEFFTRELAEEGYSGVEVRVTPTKTEVIIRATRTQDVLGENGRRINELTLLVQKRFKYAPGTIVLYAERVQDRGLSAIAQAESMKFKLLNGLAIRRAAYGVVRYVMESGAKGCEVVVSGKLRAARAKAMKFSDGFLIHSGQPVNDFIDTATRHVLMRQGVLGIKVKIMRDPATAKTGPRALPDAVTIVEPKDEEPVLAPSVKDYRPAVTEAAAEATEEVEASA